A stretch of DNA from Oreochromis aureus strain Israel breed Guangdong linkage group 23, ZZ_aureus, whole genome shotgun sequence:
gaataaaaataatatcaaaCTTTGATATTTAACTTGTTGTAGAAAACGAGCAAAGGTGCAAAAATAAGTGAACCTTTGATCCAGTATCTAGTGTGGATCCCTCCTGCAGCAGTAACTGTAACTAAAGCTTTCTGTCGATCAGACCTGTAGCCTCTTCCTCTGTAAAGCACAGCATCACCTCTGGGACGTCTGTGCTCACTGCAGCTTCAGGCCTCTGACTCGACCACTCCAAAACAGTCTCTTTAGTCTTTTTCGACTGCTCTATGATAAAAAGACTTGTGTGTTTAAGGTCACTATGTTGATGTGTGAATTTGATTATTTGTGCAAAATCTTTTCCATCCAAGATGAGCATGAACAGCTCTTTGGTGAAGACCTCAGAAGTCTTGTTTGTAGACTTCCACAAAGATCTGAAAATCAAACTCTGATCCCTGATCAGCTGGGTTCTCTTTATTTACTGTTTGGTGCTACTCACCGGCCTCGTCGAACCTGCTGCCAGTCCTTCTCCTCATTAGTAAAAGAGTCATTGAGATGTTTGTACACAATGGGCAGATAGCAGGGCACCACAGTGCGGGCGCAGCTCTTGACAAAGCTGAACACCTCCTCCTGATTCGGGGAGTCCAGGTCGTCAAAGAAGATTCCTCCTATACCGCGGCTCTCTCCTCTGTGGCGGACGTAGAAGTACCtatcacacctggacaacatgCAGTAATATATACTGAGACAGAAGCATGGCCAAATAAATATCCAAATATATGACATGACATATGACAAATGAAGTCTGACTGACATATCAGCTGCTATTGGATATTTGCCTGTATGTTGATATCAGTATTTATAATGACCAAGTAATGAAAATTTAGAAAGTAAACTaaaacgtttaaaaaaaaaaactaaagatgcAAGAGAAACATCCTCTCAACCACGTTATGAGCGCTGATGTTCcacagtttgtccaccagagggagCTCTGCAACTTCTCTGTTGCTTGGATCACCACAAACACACCAAGTGATCTCAGCAGATTCAACAAAACAGCAGtaatatcttagtgaggactgaaaataaatatgaGGGAATTGTGTTTATGTTTCATTTTTCCTGAGAGAAAAATCATCAAATATCATCAAATATCAGTATAGGTATCAAAGCTCCAAATGGGCTCTAAATGAATTAACAGCAAGTCAACTGAAAGCATATCTGTAGAGACAGTAAACTGTGCTACATTTAGTGGATGAGAGGGGTGCCAATCGTCTCTATAAGAGGAAAGGCATATTTATGAAAACATCACATTATTCCCTAAATGCAAAATTTTACTTCATACAGCAAACAGATAAACCACACCCATCATTTCCCACTGAAGTCAATCCCTGACTAACGTCTTGGCTCAACGGTTTTTCTGCAACTGCAGATTTTAGACAAAGACTTCCTCTTATCATCACTCCACAGTGGGGATACACCCAGTGTAAATCCACACACAGATGCATACGTGCTGAAGGACCCACGTGCAAGTGGAGGCGACGAGCGTGGGACTAACCAAACCGTACCATTTCTTAAAGTCGGGGTAGTACTGTGGGTGGTGCTTGTCACAGGCCTCCTTCAGGGTTTTGTGGAAGTGAAAAGCATCTTCCTTATCTATATACACCGGAGTCAGGTCTGTGCCTCCACCGAACCACCACTGCTTAGTGCCTGAAACAAGGAAGACAAGCCAGACAAGGAAGAAGGAAACAAGGGTTAtcattcactcacacactcaGTTGTGTCACTGACACTGAGAGCCAACTGCTGATGTAAGGCCTAATGCTTACCATCTTCCTCCTCAATCTCAAAGTATCTGTAGTTGAAGTGCACAGTAGGAATATGGGGGTTTTTGGGGTGGATAACGGAGCTCACTCCCATGGCAACAAATGGCAGTTTACCTGGGAAAAAATAAAGATACCAATATTAAAGTTTAAACCGCTGTATCGAGGGTTCAAAAACACAAATAGCAGTAGTCAAAACTCACCATCTTTCCCTTTGAGGACCTTTCCTCTGCTCCTCATCTGCTTCGCAGCCTCCTCTGTCAGGTTCCCAAACACCACTGACACATTAACACCCGCCTTCTCAAACACCTTTCCGTCCTGCATCACACAGCTGATGCCTCCACCACCTGACACAGACACAGTCAGTTTACTTTTGGTTCTTCTTTTAAGCAAATATAATCATGTTACACTGTACGTGGATATTTTATGTCAGGCAGAAGCGCCTTACCTTCCTTCCTGTCCCACCGGTCAACCCTGAACTTCCCACCGTCCACCTTCTCCAGGGCTTTGCAGAAGTCGGCCTGAGTCTCCATGATCAGCATCTCCATCTTCGTACGCATCTCGTCCTTGTTCCCCTGCAGCACACTAATGTCAGTCACCGGCGGAGACATAAAGCCCTGGCACCTCTGAAGAATGTCcccctctttctctgtctccttGGCGGCTCGGGGGACCCTCGTTGCCATCTCTGCGCGCTGGAAGTGGTCAGTGTTAGCTAAAAACCCCGCTACGGCCGCCGCCGCTGTTACTGCTGCGGCTCCGCTGAGCGCCAGGGCTCCCCTCCTGGTTTTCCCGGACCTGCCTGCGGTCCCATGGGACATGAACCTCACGCCGGTACCCCTCGAAAACCATCTCGTTCCCGGAAGCAAAGGCACTGACCGAGTGTGAGTGGAGGCTAGCCGCGAAACGGACTCTCCGGCACTAGCGAGCCCCTTTAACTGAGAAGTTACACATCGTCTCGCGGCGGTGTGAGCCGTTTTGTTCACCGAGTAAAACACGATGGTGGCCATCTGTGGAAAAAACACGATTCTCTGTCCGTGTGTCCGGTCGCTGCCTGTCACTGTGTTCTCACCACCAACTTAATACTGTGTCAGAAGTTTCACCTACGTGATATCAGGCATGATTTAGATGAGGGGGCGTGGCTTGTCAACGGAGATAAAAGCAACATGGGAAATGTCGTTCTCCATTATCGCGGTGCGGAGCTCAGAGTGATGAATGCCTACACAAAACTCCAAGACCCAGAATTCAGTGCGCCAAACAAATGTTGCATTCAAAGACTTGTGCTATATTCTCTGTTTGGGGACGTATTTAAGGACCTCTGTTTCCCATACGATTGTTTATAACAGGCAGGCCTGTTGAGCTTGATTTATTAGACTTCTGCGGGAAATCTTCGTCTTTTAACTTCGACGACGTAACCGGAAACCCCATTTAACCCTAACGCTGCAACCTCCCACAGCATTCAAGTCATTGCGGGCTACAGGTTACATATCCTGGGAGGTGCACATCCGGTTACATGGAAGTTTATCGGGGAGCGTTAAAAGGAGTTTCTGCTTACTTCCTAAGTTATGACTGAGATTTGcagcagaagtctaaatcaggcATTACCCTTtatcagcagtgttgggtaagttactttaaattagtaacttagttacattactagttacttccatcaaaagtaactcagttacttcaagttactcgttactttaaaagtaactagttactagggaaagtaactttggttttactcagacttctcttgttaatgtgttgcttccgtaactggatacccagccagactgccagtcttctagcttgcttgcttgccacaagtgcaccaatagaaaggaaaaaataatgtgcacatttccacgagagaaatcccacgcctggaccgtcgttgaccgccgccatgattctagcctacgtcacagtgtcatgtgcgctttttacatccaacacaaaaactgcagtcgtggtgcttttgattgtactcagaactcagaaattctgccttctgaataggaagatgtaggtaacaccagactgcagatgagctgcatccagggctggactgggacaaaaacattggcccgggcattttgactagagaccggcccaccattataggaaaaatcataaagcctctgaatgaaaacaaacactgttgtgacagtgatgtacactgtcttgatggtatatatgtatcaatctatcaattgtttgttgtaagactcagataattatttaataaaagcgagacattttaaatgagaataagaatgaaaagtatttctttgtgcccccctttccctgttaatgccctgcctggccccctggcatcactttgctagatccgcccctgcacagttaccagctgtgagctacatagaaaaggatcctggtgttatttgtctctcagaaacagttcataacttcaactcattcatgtcacctaaaagatAAACCtgcttctccatcacctgttcagctctgatgattcagtaaggacatctcctggtttcatctgcatgtttccctctcaccacatatccaaaccgacatcatgaccagcagctttacagctgtggctccagcaaacatcagctgatactagaaattaatattaaataaattctaacaacagctgatcaagcttaaacgtgctgctgttgtttaacgcgacatccgctggtttcctctttctggtgcaaagtgggcgataaataaacagagaaaagccgatcagctgatcattgatcagtttcgtgattgaagtagaaacgggagaggagagaatgagagaagaagaggcagctgtgcagcttcagctttgtgtctttttcattgtagctgaagtccgggacaaactgtgttccttttcacctcagtacgaaacgcgtaatattttctctgaataccagacgattctgttttttaggggacggttggcaactctaataattaaccgtatgaacaaaataaagttcaacatcagtaacatagcacccacccagctgtatagaaactccgtcatgctagctagcacgcagtacgaaaatgtcagcataccgaaaataaactccacctaaacttggtttatatctgactcagatagactgcaggtcataacttcttacctgaagttcagttcacctgacacgcggaccggcggccgcttcgggtctctcttcctgcctcccttttccttcatccacctgctggcctccaccacttgctaatgttattgaatctgtggaagctccgcgatagcctccacacgaagtaacgagtaacgagcctatctaaatcccagtaacgagtaacgcgttcctgattttggcataataactagttaccgtgctcgttaccacaataataacgtagttactgtaacgcgttacttaataacgcgttagtcccaacactgtttatcagtgagtcaaaatataaaataagctGATTCTCTGTCACTGTACAGTCATCTGTCAATGTGACTTAACCTAGAAATGCACCAAATGTGAGCAGGAATGTGACATGTAATTCAAACGTTACACGAAAAGTCACGCTAGAAATGGGGTGTCAAACATAGGGCCCAAGGGCCAGAATAGGCCCAGCGCAAACTCCATTATGGCCCACTAGAtgtctttggaaaatgtgatggTCAGCAATTTGGACTTCTAACTGTACTTTCATAAGTTTAACAGCTTTTTCTACTGAAAAAGACCACCGTGGCCATTTTTTGGATTACCTActatagaaatatatatatatatgtatatatatatacatatatatataaattatttCGTTATTTTAAAGTGGATACTTCTGAAAATTAGCAAAAACTTTGCGTTTAATAATTACAGCACCAACTGGCCAATGAGCTGCCAGAACCCTTTCTGTAATTGTACACAGtaatttcttacaatttaagcccAGAGAGCcatgctgacagatttcatttactacagcagcatttgtctatcatgtaaaaaaaacaaaaagacatacTGTTAGAAtagcacttctttttcttatattaggATAAATGCAGGAATAAATGTGTTGTTAAACATTTTCACACCGACAGAAGTGTCACTGCTCCGACAAacataagatcaaagtgggctgtatgtggcagCTGATTTAAAATTAGTTAGAAATCTCTGCTCTGGATCCCTGCTTTTCTtatcaagaaaaagaaaatgtttagatGGATGAAAATTGTAATGATAAAAAACCATTTTCATCCATCTAAACTGGTTTGATCGTCCTGGCATTGTGCGTACAGACTCACTATCATATCTTCTTCAGCAGTTGTATTCATAATGTCTCTGGTTTTATACAACATTTCTGGATGTTACATGTAAAATCCCCAGGCTCTATGGCTTCCCTTCTTAtacctttttattattatctgtaaCAACATAAGAGTTTCAGATTAGCATAAAAGTTTGTGTTAAGGGTTTCGACACCCTGAGCTGCACAGTTGGAAGTGGTCGGTTCTGTGAGGCTTCTGTGTTTCTTCACACTTAAAGAAGAGGCAATTGGGaataaaagggaaaagaaagggTCTGATAGTGAGACAGGAAAGGTAGAAAGGTAATAAAGAGGGTGGGggagataaagaaaaaacaggggTTATGAGGAGGTGGACAGATAAGAGATAAAGAGACGGGATGGGAGAAGGAGGGATGGATGAAGGCTGGGGTAGATAGAAAAATGTTAAGGGAAGGGTGGAGACAAGGCAGAGGCATGGGAAAGATAAAGGAAggtaataaagaa
This window harbors:
- the cpox gene encoding oxygen-dependent coproporphyrinogen-III oxidase, mitochondrial, which codes for MATIVFYSVNKTAHTAARRCVTSQLKGLASAGESVSRLASTHTRSVPLLPGTRWFSRGTGVRFMSHGTAGRSGKTRRGALALSGAAAVTAAAAVAGFLANTDHFQRAEMATRVPRAAKETEKEGDILQRCQGFMSPPVTDISVLQGNKDEMRTKMEMLIMETQADFCKALEKVDGGKFRVDRWDRKEGGGGISCVMQDGKVFEKAGVNVSVVFGNLTEEAAKQMRSRGKVLKGKDGKLPFVAMGVSSVIHPKNPHIPTVHFNYRYFEIEEEDGTKQWWFGGGTDLTPVYIDKEDAFHFHKTLKEACDKHHPQYYPDFKKWCDRYFYVRHRGESRGIGGIFFDDLDSPNQEEVFSFVKSCARTVVPCYLPIVYKHLNDSFTNEEKDWQQVRRGRYVEFNLVYDRGVKFGLATPGSRIESILMSLPLTARWEYMHEPAKGTREAEMLDALRNPKDWV